tggaattcaggggtgaatttctcaaaaccaaagttgcttactacattagctacttcgttgctttcaatgcattttcccattggcaactaccgaagttgctaacaggctaacaacttcccttttgagaaactcaccccagagttgtgacaaccggggtaggcctacaggaagtcggttggtgattcacgtagattcaaataattcgaGGCGGTGGCTTTCTCTTTGCTAGAGACTACCAGAAAACCACTACGGAACAAGCAAAGATGGTTTTAAttgaaatgaattacatttacctttaccttACTTTGCagtcacttcctggaactattttggaactatgtcaatggcgatctgtgtgtcaaaggctcagTGAGCTGCCATCTTTGTTCACTAATAGATGCCTAATGACTGCCTTTATAAGTGACTTATAAGACATGTGTTAAGGGTCTACTAGGTCCTTGTTATGATTGTATCACTAATAATGACTTGATTGActgtgaacaagaaatttgtgaAATTTGCTTTACACATGTCTTATATGTCACTCATACATACGTACAGTTAGGCGTGTATTAGGAGTTAACATATGAGCCTTAAGTGTAATCTGAAGTTTTTGCCTTCACACACTTTACACGTAATATTACGTTATACATTCCGTGACATCTATTGAAAGCGACGCTGTAAGAGggcatacagtatgtacgtacATTCGCACATACAAAGATACAAAGTGTGGTtgaatacagagtacagcagtagtgtaaaatgtgcaaaattattattattattattattattattattattattattattaggactctgatgaagacgcatattgaaacgttagtcttactgcactgaaaaaataaacagaaaatagacatccttgtggcaccagattctttttcctttgtacatgtaatttagtcctgctctggttgcaccggattgttaatttagttTAGAAGCGTgaagtgcgtatctcctttgttttattattattatgattatgtgtttgtttgtttgtgaatgcTGCAGGTATGGTGATGCGTATGCTGCAGCTGCGGCTGCTGAACGTGGTGGCTCCGGCCTACTTCTACGCAGCCACCGCCATCACTATCGGCCTTCACCTGGCCCTATTCATCCCCGCCATCTTCCACACCCCCGGCGTCCTCATACACAcatgcctcttcctcttcatgaTGCTCAACGCCCTGGGCAACTACGTCATGACTATATGGTACCCGTCGGAGACCACCGACGACGAAACAACTGTGCAGCAGACACTGTGCACCTTTGACTGCATGGACGCCTACTACCTCCACAACAACCACCACTTCTGCAAGCTGTGCAAGAAGGTGATTCTGAGGCGGGATCACCACTGTTTCTTCACGGGGAACTGTATAGGCAACAGCAACATGCGTTACTTCATCATGTTCTGCGTTTACACCTCCTCCATCTGCTTGTACTCGCTGGTTCTGGGGGTGGCGTACCTCACGATGGAGTACTCGCTCTCCTTTGAGAACCCGCTGACGTTCCTTACGCTGCTCCCCCTCTACACTGGATACTTCTTCGTAGGTGAGTTGGAGAGAGCTTGCGGCATTCTATCAGGAATAATCTCTTTCAGCTTTCCCTTCTGAAGTCTAACTGTAATCTTACCAGTTGCTAGCTAAATAACACTTAAGTGTTAACTGATGTGCAGGCAAAACCTAATTCCAGTGCGTATATTGACTTATGTTCTGCTTATATATgtccctatatacagtatacagtgcttATATATCATACTTCCAGACAAGGCACATTTTGTGGCCTGGTCCTTTTACAATGCTGTGCACGAATATATGTCATTAATTTCTCATGAACGCAACTCTCTGAATTAATTATAAATACTCCTGGTTTTGAAAGTAGAGGCTGGAGCTCACGGCAGCATTGCTTTGAAGTTTTTATTATGTGCAAACACTGACTAACGttttggtgttgctacaccttcttcagagtccaaAGAAGACGTACAGTAGCAACACTGAAACGTTAGTCGGGTATTTGCACATAATAAAAACTTAGAAAAACAAAGTGGCAGTGTGCTCCATTCTCTACTGAGAAGAACTGATGTTCGTCCCACTGTggtgcacctgcaagctgagacACGTAGAGTCCCTAACAGAACTATTCCTGGCTTTGTCTTTTTCCCCCACGTGTTAGGCCTGATCCCCAGCCTGCAGTTCCTGACTTATATATCATACTTCCAGGCAAAGCACATTTTGTGACCTGGTCCTTTTACAAAGCTGTGCACGAATATATTTGTCATTAATTTCTCATGAACACGACTCTCTGAATGAATTATAAATACTCCTGGCTTTGTCTTTTTCTCCACATGTGCTCACTGGTTAGGCCTGATTTAATAAATACTGCTGACTTTATCTTCTTTTCCCATACGTGTGCTGGTTAGGCCTGATctaataactagagatgcacaggatccaagatccggttccggcaggataatatatttttcacaggatccggatccggttccaggatccggtagccgaggcttttcagtcaaaatagtttgagacaacgtgataaaaagggcccacgtgtgtgagtaagctatgtgtttcaaccctttcgtaggatccggtatccggttccggatccggcaggatcttaagcagtggatccggtatccggcaggatcctaaaaatcaggatccggggCATCTCTAGTAATAAATACTGCTGGCTTTGTCTTTTTTCCCATACGTGTGCTGGTTAGGCCTGATCTAATAAATACTGCTggctttgtctttttttccccatacGTGTGCTGGTTAGGCCTGATCCCCGGGCTGCAGTtcctgctggtgctgatgctgtacGTGTGGCTGGGCATCGGGCTGGTGTGCGCCGGCTTCTGCTGCCAGCAGGTTCTGCTGGTGGCGCGCGGCCAGACATGGTGCCACCTGCAGAAGAGGGGACGCCTGGGCAAGAGCCGCGGCGAGTGGCGCGACAACCTGAGAGACGTGTTCGGCTCCCAGTGGGCCCTGGGGCTGTTGCTGCCCGTGCACACGGTCAAGGCTGCTGATGCTGCTCTGCccgacaaaggcaaagtgcagtaactacggcaacaatgaaactggaaaaaatgccttcagagccttggtatttggttggatattgtagttaatACCAAAGTTTGACAAAGCAGTATCTCTAAAACTAGACACATTTGGACCCTAGATCCTTGTCAAAAGATAAAAGAGGTGGTATGAAGACCATTTGCAGTGAGTCTTAAcaaaattttgacaaaatgtgtagttactgctctgttcctttgtagggcagcgcTGCTATCAACACGGGAGACGACAAAAACCAGAAGATTGACTGTGTGAGATAATAGGGAaatggtcggcaaaggacctgagccgaactcaaacccgggtcgccggcatagcagcccagtgcccttaGAGACACGGCAGGGCCCTGGCTATTCTGATTATGAAGTTTATTCGAACGTCTAGTCTGGCCACGCTTCAGTCATATGTCATTCTTCTTAGAGGGCATTCTTGCTACCTGCGTTTATCAAGTGCTCTCTGTATTGTATGCTACTGGTCGTAGCGTTTATCAAGTGCTCTATGTACAGTGTGGTGTGCTACTGGTCGAAGCTAGCCTGGGAAaattcccatgctgccttgtgTACTCATTCAGAAGGACAGAATAGAAATCCTGGATCCCAGCCACTGAACAGGGAGGTAGGACAAGACATATTATTAAACAAGGGCAGGTTTATATTTTGTTTACAGAACCACCATGTTGACAGTCAATGTGAACCTAACTTTCCATCAAGCTATAGATTGTATTTTGATTAGTTTAGATTGACCTACCCTACGAGAAAATGAATAGATGGTCCCCATCTCTCCTGTGGTGTAGgctggtgataaccaggctagGTCGATGGTACAATAAATCACCAATAAATCACCACTCTTTCCTTTGGCTTACAGTAGAAGCAGGCCCAATGGCAGTACGTCTATACATTGAACACGGCACTTTTTATTACGATAGTTTTGGGCCTTTCATGCCTTTAGTTTAGGATAGAACAGTGCTAGAGTgtgacaagaagcgagtgggagagagagagaaaaggtacgGATCGTCAAAGGACCTTGAACCCTGGTCGCGATCGTAATGCTATGGCGTCTCAGCTCAATTAGCCCATGGACATGCCACTCTTAAGTCATTCAGACTGACTGTTCTTTCACATACATGTAGGCCTGTAGAATTCATCAGCAATCTGAACAATATTTgaggagctttgttgcaaaatggcatatatccattttggaacattttggggaaaTTGAAATTTTTGAATTAGGCATTCCATCGCAAAATACATTTTGTATAGGTTTTTAAAAGTATGTTATAAAAATATTTGAATTCACACCTAGCCTAGATGATGGGGCtactgaacagtcatttccaatactaAAATGCAAAAGTGGATAtgccattttgcaacaaaacttttCATTTGTTAAGCAGGATGGAACAGGGGTCAGAACAGGTGTGGGGTTCCTTGAGCTTCCATGGCCCAGAAGTCTGTAATATTGTTTAGATTGGGGCCCATAGTTTCTAGAGTTGTTACCTGCGCCAATTTAATgcagacaattttttttttaaattctacaAATACATTATGAGCTTTTGTCACCGTATTGCAACTTATCTGTTTTGCCTTTTAAAACACATTCAGTTGACAACTATTTATACAGTATCTTGTTAGCAAGACTTTTGTAAGAGTTTGTCTGTAAGCAATtctctttacattttttttcctgtgtgtatTGATTTCCGGTGACAAAGAAAATACAAAGTATTTGCATAAGAATAAAAATGTGGAAGAAAAGCAATCACCCTGCTTCTCATCCTGTAGGGGTTGGCTGAttttagtatttaaaaaaaaaagcaacataaGTACTACAACCATAAAGTGATGTTTGCAAAATCCTTTCTGTGAACTGAGTTGTAAGAGGGCtgtctctcgtcttctcttctgtAGGCATAGTTCAGACAATATCCCTCCCAACCTGTAGGCTGATTTTGCACACTTAAAGGAAAAATGTCCTCGAGTGTTCTGACTGTCAAGGCTTCGTTGTTTAGGCTATTTACATTCCTCAAAATACAGCTTCACATTGCAACTTTTGCCTTAACTTCCTCTACAGTCTCATAGGTTCCGTGTTGGTCCCTCCTGTGACCCCTGTTACTGTCTACTCAGATCTGAATCTGGTCACTGCCATCTACTAGTCAAAAAGTGCAACagcaccatttagctaaaatatcaGACACAACTCTCATAAcatgacaacaaaaagacaggggatgggaataagggaataacacaaaagacaaaatggGGGGGGCACTAAACTGACTAAAGTACCAACtacctcagtggttctcaacctgaacaaatgcccccttgacctcatcatgggccttccaatgcccccttgatgtcgtcataagcctgccaacgcccccttagtattaagaaaataggcctacaattgacTGTGCCCCAATTGCATGTAAGCACCGCCCCATTTCAACTGTCTGGCTTGCTAATAccccctagggcagtgtttcccaaccaggggtacgagtaccactaggggtacgcaggcTCAGTACAGGGGGTACGTGGGGAaagtgtaatgataacaaatgtatgggaaatacagtagtcacattgggatagaggatatagtatgagttagggggtacttattgtatgacaaaaaggctcagGGGGTACGCAATACAGacaaggttgggagacactgccCTAGGGAGCTGTAAACCCCCGCTGAGAAACACTAAACTGGTGTTGTTTTAAAATCCCAACGTTACAGAGGTGCGTTTCTTGATAGTCTCATTGCTActgtaagttagcaacttacttgattgcaatgcaatgtcccattggCTTCCTACTGTACTAAGTTGCTAAGTGGTTACTCGAGGCAATAGaagccatagcaatgttgttatggtgtagttgagtctTCAGTAAAGAGTGACGGGCCCACCGGCTGTTCCATCTGCACAAAGACACTGCATACTGTAGACACCATAGTTTCTTTTGACCAGTGTCCATAATCTTTATTGTAGGCCTAGCTTATTTCCACATTATGGCAGTGGACACAGAGGGCGACATGACGAGTGAAATGTAGCCGTTAATAAGCACACTGTAGCTCATCATCTCATGACAGATCCATATTTAACTGCTGTttcacagggtttttttttaggagACTACAAATCCATCTTTAACTTCCCTTTCAAAattaaatgtttttgtttgttttgtttgggaGATTGCAAATTAATCGCATAACAAGTCAGATGGTTACATAAAAAGAGtgaggttaaaggggtatgccactattttggggcttaatacagttaaaatcgttggccggggtttataaagatggtaaagtgtcttatttttcgtgttgctttaagacaagttaaaagagggagtatgtcgctaagctagtgaaagtcaatggatccgtgtagcattgcatgctacacggatccattgactttcactagcttagcgacatgctccctcttttaacttttcttaaaacaagacaaaggcttacatgaaaaataagacactttaccacctatataaaccctggccaacgagtttaactgtattaagccccaaaatagtggcatacccctttaaactctCTAAACTGTCATTTTCTATTCAGACCTCACTTGACCTGTGAAGTGCATCACCTGTGAATAAAATGATAAACCTGATGGATATGCAATTAGCCTTTTAACCTTGcttgttttgtatgtgtgcatgcatggcgctttaacccattgagacacggcgttatacatttgctgttaccaggcagaatggcaatgaccaagtcgtagtgcattactaaagaccc
This window of the Engraulis encrasicolus isolate BLACKSEA-1 chromosome 7, IST_EnEncr_1.0, whole genome shotgun sequence genome carries:
- the zdhhc22 gene encoding palmitoyltransferase ZDHHC22; this encodes MVMRMLQLRLLNVVAPAYFYAATAITIGLHLALFIPAIFHTPGVLIHTCLFLFMMLNALGNYVMTIWYPSETTDDETTVQQTLCTFDCMDAYYLHNNHHFCKLCKKVILRRDHHCFFTGNCIGNSNMRYFIMFCVYTSSICLYSLVLGVAYLTMEYSLSFENPLTFLTLLPLYTGYFFVGLIPGLQFLLVLMLYVWLGIGLVCAGFCCQQVLLVARGQTWCHLQKRGRLGKSRGEWRDNLRDVFGSQWALGLLLPVHTVKAADAALPDKGKGSAAINTGDDKNQKIDCVR